A stretch of Pseudomonas sp. 7SR1 DNA encodes these proteins:
- a CDS encoding dicarboxylate/amino acid:cation symporter produces the protein MTTRQPLYKSLYFQVIVAIAIGILLGHFYPQTGVALKPFGDGFIKLIKMVIAPIIFCTVVSGIGGMQNMKSVGKTGGYALLYFEIVSTIALLIGLVVVNVVQPGNGMHIDVSTLDTSKIAGFISAGKDQSIVAFILNVIPNTIVGAFANGDILQVLMFSVLFGFALHRLGAYGKPVLDFIDRFAHVMFIIINMIMKLAPIGAFGAMAFTIGAYGVGSLVQLGQLMICFYITCVVFVLVVLGAICRAHGFSVIKLIRYIREELLIVLGTSSSESALPRMLIKMERLGAKKSVVGLVIPTGYSFNLDGTSIYLTMAAVFIAQATDTPMDLTHQITLLLVLLLSSKGAAGVTGSGFIVLAATLSAVGHLPVAGLALILGIDRFMSEARALTNLVGNAVATVVVAKWVKELDEDQLQTELASGGRGISEVREDDEQIAAAQIAAAESSAPGAVK, from the coding sequence ATGACGACTCGTCAGCCCTTGTACAAATCCCTGTATTTCCAGGTGATCGTAGCCATTGCCATCGGTATTTTGCTCGGCCACTTCTACCCGCAGACCGGTGTAGCCCTCAAGCCGTTCGGTGACGGGTTCATCAAACTGATCAAAATGGTCATCGCCCCGATCATCTTCTGTACCGTTGTCAGCGGCATCGGCGGCATGCAGAACATGAAGTCGGTCGGCAAGACCGGCGGTTATGCGCTGCTGTACTTTGAAATCGTCTCCACCATCGCCTTGCTGATCGGCCTGGTCGTGGTCAACGTCGTGCAACCGGGCAACGGCATGCACATCGACGTGTCGACCCTGGACACCAGCAAGATCGCCGGTTTCATCAGCGCTGGTAAAGACCAGAGCATCGTTGCCTTCATCCTCAACGTGATCCCGAACACCATCGTCGGTGCGTTCGCCAACGGCGACATCCTGCAAGTGCTGATGTTCTCGGTGCTCTTCGGTTTCGCCCTGCATCGCCTGGGTGCCTATGGCAAGCCGGTGCTGGACTTCATCGATCGTTTCGCCCACGTGATGTTCATCATCATCAACATGATCATGAAACTGGCTCCCATCGGTGCCTTCGGTGCCATGGCGTTCACCATCGGTGCCTACGGTGTCGGCTCGCTGGTGCAACTGGGCCAGCTGATGATCTGCTTCTACATCACTTGCGTCGTGTTCGTCCTGGTGGTGCTGGGCGCCATCTGCCGCGCCCACGGTTTCAGTGTCATCAAGCTGATTCGCTACATCCGTGAAGAGCTGTTGATCGTACTGGGTACTTCCTCCTCGGAATCGGCCCTGCCACGCATGCTGATCAAGATGGAGCGCCTGGGCGCCAAGAAATCTGTCGTAGGCCTGGTGATCCCGACTGGCTACTCCTTCAACCTCGACGGTACCTCGATCTACCTGACCATGGCGGCAGTGTTCATCGCCCAGGCCACCGACACCCCGATGGACCTGACCCACCAGATCACCCTGCTGCTGGTGTTGCTGTTGTCGTCCAAGGGGGCGGCTGGCGTGACCGGTAGCGGCTTCATCGTACTGGCGGCCACCCTGTCGGCCGTGGGTCACCTGCCGGTGGCCGGCCTGGCGCTGATCCTGGGTATCGACCGCTTCATGTCCGAAGCCCGCGCCCTGACCAACCTGGTGGGCAATGCCGTTGCCACCGTCGTGGTTGCCAAGTGGGTGAAGGAACTGGACGAAGACCAGCTGCAGACCGAACTGGCTTCCGGTGGTCGTGGCATCTCCGAAGTACGTGAAGATGACGAGCAGATCGCGGCGGCGCAGATTGCAGCGGCCGAGTCCTCTGCTCCAGGCGCTGTGAAGTAA
- a CDS encoding IS110 family transposase yields MNTMTLLGIDIGKHSFHLHGQDAKGHQVLRKKTSRSQLLGTLAQLPACTVVMESCGGAHWLARQVEALGHEVKLIAPQYVKPFVKGNKNDFIDAEAICEAASRPAMRFCSIKTAEQQTLSALHRVRDSLIGHRTVATNQIHGFLLEFGISLPIGATALNRVPALLDDPQHPVPLRLKSVLMRLHRQIQQLNDEIKDIESDLKQQLKEDDAGNRLQSIPGIGPITASAVLADVGDASNYRSGRDFAASLGLVPRQYSTGGKTVLLGISKRGDKHIRQLLVQGARSVIQHIDKREDALGPWVRELLTRRHSNVVACALANKLARIVWAVLAKGGQYDPHPNA; encoded by the coding sequence ATGAACACGATGACGCTTCTCGGCATCGACATTGGTAAACACAGTTTCCATCTGCACGGCCAGGACGCCAAAGGTCATCAGGTTTTGCGCAAGAAAACCAGCCGCAGCCAATTGCTCGGCACATTGGCCCAACTGCCGGCCTGCACGGTGGTGATGGAGTCGTGTGGCGGTGCCCACTGGCTGGCTCGACAGGTTGAGGCATTGGGCCACGAGGTAAAACTGATTGCCCCGCAATACGTTAAGCCGTTCGTCAAAGGCAACAAAAACGACTTCATTGATGCCGAAGCGATTTGCGAGGCGGCGAGCCGCCCCGCGATGCGCTTCTGCTCGATTAAAACCGCAGAGCAACAAACGCTTTCAGCTTTGCATCGTGTCCGAGATTCCTTGATTGGCCATCGCACCGTCGCGACCAATCAGATTCATGGTTTTTTGCTGGAATTCGGGATCAGCCTGCCCATTGGCGCAACGGCGTTGAACCGCGTGCCAGCGCTGCTGGACGATCCACAACATCCGGTTCCATTGCGCCTAAAGAGCGTGTTGATGCGTCTTCATCGTCAAATCCAACAGCTGAATGATGAAATCAAGGACATCGAGTCCGACCTGAAACAGCAGTTGAAAGAAGACGATGCCGGAAATCGTTTGCAGAGTATTCCTGGCATCGGCCCAATCACCGCCAGTGCGGTATTGGCGGATGTGGGCGATGCGTCGAACTATCGAAGTGGACGCGATTTTGCCGCTTCGCTGGGGCTGGTGCCGAGGCAGTATTCGACGGGTGGGAAGACGGTGCTTCTGGGGATCAGCAAGCGTGGCGACAAGCACATCCGCCAATTGCTGGTACAGGGCGCGCGATCCGTTATTCAGCATATCGATAAGCGAGAGGACGCCTTGGGGCCTTGGGTTCGAGAGCTACTGACGCGTCGCCACTCCAATGTCGTCGCGTGTGCGCTAGCAAACAAACTGGCGCGAATCGTGTGGGCGGTACTGGCCAAAGGCGGCCAGTACGACCCACATCCGAACGCTTGA
- a CDS encoding CaiB/BaiF CoA transferase family protein, which yields MQGPLASLKVLDFSTLLPGPFASLLLADMGAEVLRIESPTRPDLVRNLPPNDQGVSASHAYLNRNKRSLALDLKQPAAREIIGQLLGEYDIVLEQFRPGVMERLGLGYDTLKAINPRLIYVSITGYGQTGPYRDRAGHDINYLALTGLASHTGRADSGPLPLGIQAADIAGGSLHGVIGLLAAVIARQQSGQGQHLDVSMSDCVFSLNALAGAGYLACGVEPGREDQLLNGGSFYDYYRTRDGRWMSVGSLEPAFMQALCEALGRPELAAQGLSPKPEEQYALKQALQTEFQKHDFAELCGLFARVDACVEPVLSLAEAVRHPQLQARELVKQVPRGDGSSQAQMACPLRFSDGLPEPRHVGVGLGAHTDQVLGALGFSAGRIAELRRSGVVL from the coding sequence ATGCAAGGCCCGTTGGCGTCGCTCAAGGTCCTGGATTTCTCGACTCTGTTGCCTGGTCCGTTCGCTTCACTGTTACTGGCGGACATGGGGGCAGAGGTGTTGCGTATCGAATCGCCGACCCGCCCGGATCTGGTGCGCAACCTGCCACCCAATGACCAGGGGGTGTCGGCCAGTCATGCCTACCTCAATCGCAACAAGCGCAGCCTGGCCCTGGACCTCAAGCAGCCCGCGGCACGAGAGATCATCGGGCAACTGCTTGGCGAGTACGACATCGTGCTGGAGCAGTTCCGGCCCGGGGTGATGGAGCGGCTGGGGTTGGGATATGACACCCTTAAAGCGATCAATCCACGGCTGATCTACGTGTCGATTACCGGCTATGGCCAGACCGGGCCCTACAGGGACCGCGCCGGCCATGACATCAACTACCTGGCCCTGACGGGGCTTGCCAGCCATACCGGCCGTGCCGATAGCGGCCCGCTGCCTTTGGGTATCCAGGCGGCGGACATTGCCGGCGGTTCGTTGCATGGGGTGATCGGGCTGCTGGCGGCGGTGATTGCCCGGCAACAGAGCGGACAGGGCCAGCATCTGGATGTAAGCATGAGCGATTGTGTCTTCAGCCTGAACGCGCTGGCAGGCGCCGGTTACCTGGCCTGTGGTGTCGAACCGGGCAGGGAGGACCAATTGCTCAACGGCGGCAGCTTCTACGATTATTACCGCACGCGGGATGGCCGCTGGATGTCGGTGGGCAGCCTGGAACCGGCCTTCATGCAGGCACTGTGCGAGGCCTTGGGGCGACCGGAACTGGCGGCCCAGGGACTGTCGCCCAAGCCTGAAGAGCAATACGCCCTTAAGCAGGCACTGCAGACCGAGTTCCAGAAGCATGATTTTGCCGAGCTGTGCGGCTTGTTTGCTAGGGTCGATGCTTGCGTCGAGCCGGTGCTGAGCCTGGCGGAAGCTGTCCGGCATCCGCAGTTACAGGCTCGGGAGCTGGTGAAACAGGTGCCCCGAGGGGATGGTTCGAGCCAGGCTCAGATGGCCTGTCCGTTGAGGTTTTCAGATGGCCTGCCCGAACCTCGACATGTTGGCGTGGGGCTGGGGGCGCATACGGATCAGGTGTTGGGGGCGTTGGGGTTCAGTGCTGGGCGGATTGCCGAATTGCGCAGGAGCGGGGTGGTTTTGTAG
- a CDS encoding SprT family zinc-dependent metalloprotease, translating to MLEQLNTRVEECYQQAEAFFKRSFKRPVVSFKLRGQKAGVAHLHENLLRFNPQLYRENAEDFLKQTVAHEVAHLIAHQLFGERIQPHGEEWQLIMRGVYELPPNRCHTYEIKRRSVTRYIYKCPCDGSDFPFSAQRHRLVRQGRRYLCRSCRNTLVFSGETRVE from the coding sequence ATGCTCGAGCAACTCAATACCCGCGTCGAAGAGTGTTACCAACAAGCCGAAGCCTTTTTCAAACGTTCCTTCAAACGCCCCGTAGTCAGCTTCAAATTGCGTGGCCAGAAAGCCGGTGTCGCGCATCTGCACGAGAACCTGCTGCGCTTCAACCCGCAGTTGTACCGGGAAAACGCCGAGGATTTCCTCAAGCAGACTGTCGCCCACGAAGTCGCGCACCTGATCGCCCATCAATTGTTCGGCGAACGCATCCAGCCCCACGGCGAGGAATGGCAACTGATCATGCGCGGGGTCTACGAACTGCCGCCCAATCGTTGCCACACCTACGAAATCAAGCGTCGCAGCGTGACCCGCTACATCTACAAATGCCCCTGCGACGGCAGCGACTTCCCGTTTTCGGCCCAGCGCCATCGCCTGGTGCGCCAGGGGCGGCGATACTTGTGCCGCAGCTGCCGCAATACCCTGGTGTTCAGTGGGGAAACGCGGGTGGAGTAA
- a CDS encoding Yip1 family protein: protein MIHHVVGLFTHPDQEWKEIRGDQEESISHMYLTHTLILAAIPAVSAFIGTTQVGWVIGNRPPVMLTQESALWMTIMSYLAMLGGVAVMGAFIHWMARTYDANPSLARCVAFATYTATPLFIGGLAALYPHMWLGMIVGTAAICYTVYLLYVGLPTFMNIPQDEGFLFSSSVLAVGLVVLVAIMAFTVIVWGLGVGPVYTN from the coding sequence ATGATCCATCATGTCGTGGGGCTCTTTACCCACCCTGATCAAGAATGGAAGGAAATCCGTGGCGATCAGGAGGAAAGCATCAGCCACATGTACCTCACCCATACGCTGATTCTCGCGGCCATCCCCGCAGTATCGGCGTTTATCGGCACCACGCAGGTGGGATGGGTCATCGGCAATCGCCCACCGGTGATGCTTACCCAGGAAAGCGCGCTATGGATGACCATCATGTCGTACCTCGCCATGTTGGGTGGGGTGGCTGTGATGGGTGCCTTCATCCACTGGATGGCCCGTACCTATGACGCCAATCCGAGCCTGGCCCGTTGCGTCGCGTTCGCCACCTATACCGCGACACCGTTGTTCATCGGCGGGCTGGCGGCGCTCTACCCGCACATGTGGCTGGGGATGATCGTCGGCACGGCAGCGATCTGCTACACGGTCTACCTGTTGTACGTGGGCCTGCCCACCTTCATGAACATTCCCCAGGACGAAGGGTTCCTGTTTTCCAGCTCGGTGCTCGCCGTCGGCCTGGTGGTGCTGGTCGCGATCATGGCGTTCACGGTCATTGTCTGGGGGCTGGGCGTCGGCCCGGTCTACACCAACTGA